The Gasterosteus aculeatus chromosome 17, fGasAcu3.hap1.1, whole genome shotgun sequence genome includes a window with the following:
- the znf740a gene encoding uncharacterized protein znf740a isoform X9: MSHLPSSSVRDHMKWAGLLGCEAVLSSMALMQASSMAAPPKKMMAPLGHGPQQRDGPDRAPQGHMIIPSGMSCPPLVRTNFGNLIRKDGEFQAPRLLDEKEMRANEDMQQKKKNRKSVTPCKVREQEGRGGKGTGADENGPSSKVQKNFICDHCYGAFRSGYHLKRHILIHTGEKPYACAVCDMRFIQRYHLERHSLIHTGVKPYACSMCDMRFFQRYHLERHRLTHTGMRPLTVPSSRVKPYACSMCDMRFFQRYHLARHSLTHTGVKPYACSMCDMRFFQRYHLARHSLTHTGVKPYACSMCDMRFFQRYHLARHTLTHTGVKPYACSMCDMRFFQRYHLARHSLTHTGVKPYACTMCDMRFIQRYQLERHSLTHTGVKPYACTMCDKRFFQRYHLARHSLTHMGVKPYACTMCDKRFFQRYHLARHNLTHMGVKPFACTMCDMRFVQRYHLARHSLTHTGVKPYACTMCDKSFFQRYHLTRHSLTHMGVKPFACPMCDMRFVQRYHLARHSLTHTGVKPYACSMCDMRFIQRNHLERHSLTHTGEKPFACDMCDMRFIQRYHLERHKRVHSGEKPYQCERCQQNFSRTDRLLRHRRLCQGRGVAKVENQPCCEPRPYGQEPPPAPPTWSPLHPPPGRLAV, translated from the exons ATGTCACATCTGCCCAGCAGCTCAGTCCGCGACCATATGAAATGG GCGGGGCTGCTTGGCTGTGAGGCTGTCCTCTCCAGCATGGCACTGATGCAGGCTAGTTCAATGGCTGCTCCGCCCAAAAAAATGATGGCCCCCCTTGGCCATGGACCCCAGCAGAGAGACGGACCCGACCGGGCTCCCCAGGGCCATATGATCATCCCATCCGGAATGAGCTGTCCACCCCTGGTTAGGACCAACTTCGGAAAT CTTATCCGGAAGGACGGTGAATTCCAAGCTCCCCGCCTGCTGGATGAGAAGGAGATGAGAGCCAACGAGGAcatgcagcagaaaaaaaagaataggaaATCAGTAACGCCCTGCAAAGTGAGAGAACAAGAAGGAAGGGGAGGGAAG GGCACAGGTGCAGATGAGAATGGTCCGTCATCCAAAGTGCAGAAAAACTTTATTTGTGATCACTGTTACGGAGCATTTAGGAGCGGATACCACCTGAAGAGACATATCCTCATTCATACAG GGGAGAAGCCGTATGCTTGTGCCGTATGTGACATGAGGTTTATTCAGCGTTACCACCTGGAGAGACACAGCCTCATTCACACGG gggtgaAGCCGTACGCTTGTTCCATGTGTGACATGCGGTTTTTCCAGCGTTACCACCTGGAGAGACACAGACTCACTCACACGGGTATGCGTCCATTAACCGTACCCAGTTCAA GGGTGAAGCCGTACGCTTGCTCCATGTGTGACATGAGGTTCTTCCAACGTTATCATCTGGCAAGACACAGCCTCACTCATACCG GGGTGAAGCCATACGCTTGCTCCATGTGTGATATGAGATTTTTCCAACGCTACCACTTGGCAAGACACAGCCTCACTCACACGG gggTGAAGCCATATGCTTGCTCCATGTGTGACATGAGATTTTTCCAGAGATACCACCTGGcaagacacacactcacccatACGG GGGTGAAGCCGTACGCTTGCTCCATGTGTGACATGAGGTTCTTCCAGCGTTACCATTTGGCAAGACACAGCCTCACTCATACTG GAGTGAAGCCGTATGCGTGTACCATGTGTGACATGAGGTTTATACAACGTTACCAGCTGGAGAGACACAGTCTCACTCATACAG gggtgaAGCCATACGCTTGCACCATGTGTGACAAGAGGTTTTTTCAGCGCTACCACCTGGCGAGACACAGCCTCACTCATATGG GTGTGAAACCTTATGCTTGCACCATGTGTGACAAGAGGTTTTTTCAGCGCTACCACCTGGCGAGACACAACCTCACTCATATGG GTGTGAAACCTTTTGCTTGTACCATGTGTGACATGAGGTTTGTTCAGCGTTACCACCTGGCGAGACACAGCCTCACTCATACGG GTGTGAAACCTTATGCTTGCACCATGTGTGACAAGAGCTTTTTTCAGCGCTACCACCTGACAAGACACAGCCTCACTCATATGG GTGTGAAACCTTTTGCTTGCCCCATGTGTGACATGAGGTTTGTTCAGCGTTACCACCTGGCGAGACACAGCCTCACTCATACGG gggtgaAGCCGTATGCTTGTTCCATGTGTGACATGAGGTTTATTCAGCGTAACCACCTGGAGAGACACAGCCTCACTCATACGG GAGAGAAGCCCTTTGCTTGTGACATGTGTGATATGAGGTTTATCCAGCGCTACCACCTTGAGAGACACAAGCGTGTccatagtggggagaagcctTATCAGTGTGAACGGTGCCAGCAG AACTTCTCGCGGACAGACCGGCTGCTGCGACACCG
- the znf740a gene encoding uncharacterized protein znf740a isoform X27: MSHLPSSSVRDHMKWAGLLGCEAVLSSMALMQASSMAAPPKKMMAPLGHGPQQRDGPDRAPQGHMIIPSGMSCPPLLIRKDGEFQAPRLLDEKEMRANEDMQQKKKNRKSVTPCKVREQEGRGGKGTGADENGPSSKVQKNFICDHCYGAFRSGYHLKRHILIHTGVKPYACSMCDMRFFQRYHLARHSLTHTGVKPYACSMCDMRFFQRYHLARHSLTHTGVKPYACSMCDMRFFQRYHLARHTLTHTGVKPYACSMCDMRFFQRYHLARHSLTHTGVKPYACTMCDMRFIQRYQLERHSLTHTGVKPYACTMCDKRFFQRYHLARHSLTHMGVKPYACTMCDMKFFQRYHLARHSLTHTGVKPYACTMCDKRFFQRYHLARHNLTHMGVKPFACTMCDMRFVQRYHLARHSLTHTGVKPYACTMCDKSFFQRYHLTRHSLTHMGVKPFACPMCDMRFVQRYHLARHSLTHTGVKPYACSMCDMRFIQRNHLERHSLTHTGEKPFACDMCDMRFIQRYHLERHKRVHSGEKPYQCERCQQNFSRTDRLLRHRRLCQGRGVAKVENQPCCEPRPYGQEPPPAPPTWSPLHPPPGRLAV, from the exons ATGTCACATCTGCCCAGCAGCTCAGTCCGCGACCATATGAAATGG GCGGGGCTGCTTGGCTGTGAGGCTGTCCTCTCCAGCATGGCACTGATGCAGGCTAGTTCAATGGCTGCTCCGCCCAAAAAAATGATGGCCCCCCTTGGCCATGGACCCCAGCAGAGAGACGGACCCGACCGGGCTCCCCAGGGCCATATGATCATCCCATCCGGAATGAGCTGTCCACCCCTG CTTATCCGGAAGGACGGTGAATTCCAAGCTCCCCGCCTGCTGGATGAGAAGGAGATGAGAGCCAACGAGGAcatgcagcagaaaaaaaagaataggaaATCAGTAACGCCCTGCAAAGTGAGAGAACAAGAAGGAAGGGGAGGGAAG GGCACAGGTGCAGATGAGAATGGTCCGTCATCCAAAGTGCAGAAAAACTTTATTTGTGATCACTGTTACGGAGCATTTAGGAGCGGATACCACCTGAAGAGACATATCCTCATTCATACAG GGGTGAAGCCGTACGCTTGCTCCATGTGTGACATGAGGTTCTTCCAACGTTATCATCTGGCAAGACACAGCCTCACTCATACCG GGGTGAAGCCATACGCTTGCTCCATGTGTGATATGAGATTTTTCCAACGCTACCACTTGGCAAGACACAGCCTCACTCACACGG gggTGAAGCCATATGCTTGCTCCATGTGTGACATGAGATTTTTCCAGAGATACCACCTGGcaagacacacactcacccatACGG GGGTGAAGCCGTACGCTTGCTCCATGTGTGACATGAGGTTCTTCCAGCGTTACCATTTGGCAAGACACAGCCTCACTCATACTG GAGTGAAGCCGTATGCGTGTACCATGTGTGACATGAGGTTTATACAACGTTACCAGCTGGAGAGACACAGTCTCACTCATACAG gggtgaAGCCATACGCTTGCACCATGTGTGACAAGAGGTTTTTTCAGCGCTACCACCTGGCGAGACACAGCCTCACTCATATGG GAGTGAAACCTTATGCTTGCACCATGTGTGACATGAAGTTTTTTCAGCGTTACCACCTGGCAAGACACAGCCTCACTCATACGG GTGTGAAACCTTATGCTTGCACCATGTGTGACAAGAGGTTTTTTCAGCGCTACCACCTGGCGAGACACAACCTCACTCATATGG GTGTGAAACCTTTTGCTTGTACCATGTGTGACATGAGGTTTGTTCAGCGTTACCACCTGGCGAGACACAGCCTCACTCATACGG GTGTGAAACCTTATGCTTGCACCATGTGTGACAAGAGCTTTTTTCAGCGCTACCACCTGACAAGACACAGCCTCACTCATATGG GTGTGAAACCTTTTGCTTGCCCCATGTGTGACATGAGGTTTGTTCAGCGTTACCACCTGGCGAGACACAGCCTCACTCATACGG gggtgaAGCCGTATGCTTGTTCCATGTGTGACATGAGGTTTATTCAGCGTAACCACCTGGAGAGACACAGCCTCACTCATACGG GAGAGAAGCCCTTTGCTTGTGACATGTGTGATATGAGGTTTATCCAGCGCTACCACCTTGAGAGACACAAGCGTGTccatagtggggagaagcctTATCAGTGTGAACGGTGCCAGCAG AACTTCTCGCGGACAGACCGGCTGCTGCGACACCG
- the znf740a gene encoding uncharacterized protein znf740a isoform X21 — translation MSHLPSSSVRDHMKWAGLLGCEAVLSSMALMQASSMAAPPKKMMAPLGHGPQQRDGPDRAPQGHMIIPSGMSCPPLLIRKDGEFQAPRLLDEKEMRANEDMQQKKKNRKSVTPCKGTGADENGPSSKVQKNFICDHCYGAFRSGYHLKRHILIHTGVKPYACSMCDMRFFQRYHLERHRLTHTGVKPYACSMCDMRFFQRYHLARHSLTHTGVKPYACSMCDMRFFQRYHLARHSLTHTGVKPYACSMCDMRFFQRYHLARHTLTHTGVKPYACSMCDMRFFQRYHLARHSLTHTGVKPYACTMCDMRFIQRYQLERHSLTHTGVKPYACTMCDKRFFQRYHLARHSLTHMGVKPYACTMCDMKFFQRYHLARHSLTHTGVKPYACTMCDKRFFQRYHLARHNLTHMGVKPFACTMCDMRFVQRYHLARHSLTHTGVKPYACTMCDKSFFQRYHLTRHSLTHMGVKPFACPMCDMRFVQRYHLARHSLTHTGVKPYACSMCDMRFIQRNHLERHSLTHTGEKPFACDMCDMRFIQRYHLERHKRVHSGEKPYQCERCQQNFSRTDRLLRHRRLCQGRGVAKVENQPCCEPRPYGQEPPPAPPTWSPLHPPPGRLAV, via the exons ATGTCACATCTGCCCAGCAGCTCAGTCCGCGACCATATGAAATGG GCGGGGCTGCTTGGCTGTGAGGCTGTCCTCTCCAGCATGGCACTGATGCAGGCTAGTTCAATGGCTGCTCCGCCCAAAAAAATGATGGCCCCCCTTGGCCATGGACCCCAGCAGAGAGACGGACCCGACCGGGCTCCCCAGGGCCATATGATCATCCCATCCGGAATGAGCTGTCCACCCCTG CTTATCCGGAAGGACGGTGAATTCCAAGCTCCCCGCCTGCTGGATGAGAAGGAGATGAGAGCCAACGAGGAcatgcagcagaaaaaaaagaataggaaATCAGTAACGCCCTGCAAA GGCACAGGTGCAGATGAGAATGGTCCGTCATCCAAAGTGCAGAAAAACTTTATTTGTGATCACTGTTACGGAGCATTTAGGAGCGGATACCACCTGAAGAGACATATCCTCATTCATACAG gggtgaAGCCGTACGCTTGTTCCATGTGTGACATGCGGTTTTTCCAGCGTTACCACCTGGAGAGACACAGACTCACTCACACGG GGGTGAAGCCGTACGCTTGCTCCATGTGTGACATGAGGTTCTTCCAACGTTATCATCTGGCAAGACACAGCCTCACTCATACCG GGGTGAAGCCATACGCTTGCTCCATGTGTGATATGAGATTTTTCCAACGCTACCACTTGGCAAGACACAGCCTCACTCACACGG gggTGAAGCCATATGCTTGCTCCATGTGTGACATGAGATTTTTCCAGAGATACCACCTGGcaagacacacactcacccatACGG GGGTGAAGCCGTACGCTTGCTCCATGTGTGACATGAGGTTCTTCCAGCGTTACCATTTGGCAAGACACAGCCTCACTCATACTG GAGTGAAGCCGTATGCGTGTACCATGTGTGACATGAGGTTTATACAACGTTACCAGCTGGAGAGACACAGTCTCACTCATACAG gggtgaAGCCATACGCTTGCACCATGTGTGACAAGAGGTTTTTTCAGCGCTACCACCTGGCGAGACACAGCCTCACTCATATGG GAGTGAAACCTTATGCTTGCACCATGTGTGACATGAAGTTTTTTCAGCGTTACCACCTGGCAAGACACAGCCTCACTCATACGG GTGTGAAACCTTATGCTTGCACCATGTGTGACAAGAGGTTTTTTCAGCGCTACCACCTGGCGAGACACAACCTCACTCATATGG GTGTGAAACCTTTTGCTTGTACCATGTGTGACATGAGGTTTGTTCAGCGTTACCACCTGGCGAGACACAGCCTCACTCATACGG GTGTGAAACCTTATGCTTGCACCATGTGTGACAAGAGCTTTTTTCAGCGCTACCACCTGACAAGACACAGCCTCACTCATATGG GTGTGAAACCTTTTGCTTGCCCCATGTGTGACATGAGGTTTGTTCAGCGTTACCACCTGGCGAGACACAGCCTCACTCATACGG gggtgaAGCCGTATGCTTGTTCCATGTGTGACATGAGGTTTATTCAGCGTAACCACCTGGAGAGACACAGCCTCACTCATACGG GAGAGAAGCCCTTTGCTTGTGACATGTGTGATATGAGGTTTATCCAGCGCTACCACCTTGAGAGACACAAGCGTGTccatagtggggagaagcctTATCAGTGTGAACGGTGCCAGCAG AACTTCTCGCGGACAGACCGGCTGCTGCGACACCG
- the znf740a gene encoding uncharacterized protein znf740a isoform X32, translating to MSHLPSSSVRDHMKWAGLLGCEAVLSSMALMQASSMAAPPKKMMAPLGHGPQQRDGPDRAPQGHMIIPSGMSCPPLLIRKDGEFQAPRLLDEKEMRANEDMQQKKKNRKSVTPCKVREQEGRGGKGTGADENGPSSKVQKNFICDHCYGAFRSGYHLKRHILIHTGEKPYACAVCDMRFIQRYHLERHSLIHTGVKPYACSMCDMRFFQRYHLERHRLTHTGMRPLTVPSSRVKPYACSMCDMRFFQRYHLARHSLTHTGVKPYACSMCDMRFFQRYHLARHSLTHTGVKPYACSMCDMRFFQRYHLARHTLTHTGVKPYACSMCDMRFFQRYHLARHSLTHTGVKPYACTMCDMRFIQRYQLERHSLTHTGEKPFACDMCDMRFIQRYHLERHKRVHSGEKPYQCERCQQNFSRTDRLLRHRRLCQGRGVAKVENQPCCEPRPYGQEPPPAPPTWSPLHPPPGRLAV from the exons ATGTCACATCTGCCCAGCAGCTCAGTCCGCGACCATATGAAATGG GCGGGGCTGCTTGGCTGTGAGGCTGTCCTCTCCAGCATGGCACTGATGCAGGCTAGTTCAATGGCTGCTCCGCCCAAAAAAATGATGGCCCCCCTTGGCCATGGACCCCAGCAGAGAGACGGACCCGACCGGGCTCCCCAGGGCCATATGATCATCCCATCCGGAATGAGCTGTCCACCCCTG CTTATCCGGAAGGACGGTGAATTCCAAGCTCCCCGCCTGCTGGATGAGAAGGAGATGAGAGCCAACGAGGAcatgcagcagaaaaaaaagaataggaaATCAGTAACGCCCTGCAAAGTGAGAGAACAAGAAGGAAGGGGAGGGAAG GGCACAGGTGCAGATGAGAATGGTCCGTCATCCAAAGTGCAGAAAAACTTTATTTGTGATCACTGTTACGGAGCATTTAGGAGCGGATACCACCTGAAGAGACATATCCTCATTCATACAG GGGAGAAGCCGTATGCTTGTGCCGTATGTGACATGAGGTTTATTCAGCGTTACCACCTGGAGAGACACAGCCTCATTCACACGG gggtgaAGCCGTACGCTTGTTCCATGTGTGACATGCGGTTTTTCCAGCGTTACCACCTGGAGAGACACAGACTCACTCACACGGGTATGCGTCCATTAACCGTACCCAGTTCAA GGGTGAAGCCGTACGCTTGCTCCATGTGTGACATGAGGTTCTTCCAACGTTATCATCTGGCAAGACACAGCCTCACTCATACCG GGGTGAAGCCATACGCTTGCTCCATGTGTGATATGAGATTTTTCCAACGCTACCACTTGGCAAGACACAGCCTCACTCACACGG gggTGAAGCCATATGCTTGCTCCATGTGTGACATGAGATTTTTCCAGAGATACCACCTGGcaagacacacactcacccatACGG GGGTGAAGCCGTACGCTTGCTCCATGTGTGACATGAGGTTCTTCCAGCGTTACCATTTGGCAAGACACAGCCTCACTCATACTG GAGTGAAGCCGTATGCGTGTACCATGTGTGACATGAGGTTTATACAACGTTACCAGCTGGAGAGACACAGTCTCACTCATACAG GAGAGAAGCCCTTTGCTTGTGACATGTGTGATATGAGGTTTATCCAGCGCTACCACCTTGAGAGACACAAGCGTGTccatagtggggagaagcctTATCAGTGTGAACGGTGCCAGCAG AACTTCTCGCGGACAGACCGGCTGCTGCGACACCG
- the znf740a gene encoding uncharacterized protein znf740a isoform X2: MSHLPSSSVRDHMKWAGLLGCEAVLSSMALMQASSMAAPPKKMMAPLGHGPQQRDGPDRAPQGHMIIPSGMSCPPLLIRKDGEFQAPRLLDEKEMRANEDMQQKKKNRKSVTPCKVREQEGRGGKGTGADENGPSSKVQKNFICDHCYGAFRSGYHLKRHILIHTGEKPYACAVCDMRFIQRYHLERHSLIHTGVKPYACSMCDMRFFQRYHLERHRLTHTGMRPLTVPSSRVKPYACSMCDMRFFQRYHLARHSLTHTGVKPYACSMCDMRFFQRYHLARHSLTHTGVKPYACSMCDMRFFQRYHLARHTLTHTGVKPYACSMCDMRFFQRYHLARHSLTHTGVKPYACTMCDMRFIQRYQLERHSLTHTGVKPYACTMCDKRFFQRYHLARHSLTHMGVKPYACTMCDMKFFQRYHLARHSLTHTGVKPYACTMCDKRFFQRYHLARHNLTHMGVKPFACTMCDMRFVQRYHLARHSLTHTGVKPYACTMCDKSFFQRYHLTRHSLTHMGVKPFACPMCDMRFVQRYHLARHSLTHTGVKPYACSMCDMRFIQRNHLERHSLTHTGEKPFACDMCDMRFIQRYHLERHKRVHSGEKPYQCERCQQNFSRTDRLLRHRRLCQGRGVAKVENQPCCEPRPYGQEPPPAPPTWSPLHPPPGRLAV, from the exons ATGTCACATCTGCCCAGCAGCTCAGTCCGCGACCATATGAAATGG GCGGGGCTGCTTGGCTGTGAGGCTGTCCTCTCCAGCATGGCACTGATGCAGGCTAGTTCAATGGCTGCTCCGCCCAAAAAAATGATGGCCCCCCTTGGCCATGGACCCCAGCAGAGAGACGGACCCGACCGGGCTCCCCAGGGCCATATGATCATCCCATCCGGAATGAGCTGTCCACCCCTG CTTATCCGGAAGGACGGTGAATTCCAAGCTCCCCGCCTGCTGGATGAGAAGGAGATGAGAGCCAACGAGGAcatgcagcagaaaaaaaagaataggaaATCAGTAACGCCCTGCAAAGTGAGAGAACAAGAAGGAAGGGGAGGGAAG GGCACAGGTGCAGATGAGAATGGTCCGTCATCCAAAGTGCAGAAAAACTTTATTTGTGATCACTGTTACGGAGCATTTAGGAGCGGATACCACCTGAAGAGACATATCCTCATTCATACAG GGGAGAAGCCGTATGCTTGTGCCGTATGTGACATGAGGTTTATTCAGCGTTACCACCTGGAGAGACACAGCCTCATTCACACGG gggtgaAGCCGTACGCTTGTTCCATGTGTGACATGCGGTTTTTCCAGCGTTACCACCTGGAGAGACACAGACTCACTCACACGGGTATGCGTCCATTAACCGTACCCAGTTCAA GGGTGAAGCCGTACGCTTGCTCCATGTGTGACATGAGGTTCTTCCAACGTTATCATCTGGCAAGACACAGCCTCACTCATACCG GGGTGAAGCCATACGCTTGCTCCATGTGTGATATGAGATTTTTCCAACGCTACCACTTGGCAAGACACAGCCTCACTCACACGG gggTGAAGCCATATGCTTGCTCCATGTGTGACATGAGATTTTTCCAGAGATACCACCTGGcaagacacacactcacccatACGG GGGTGAAGCCGTACGCTTGCTCCATGTGTGACATGAGGTTCTTCCAGCGTTACCATTTGGCAAGACACAGCCTCACTCATACTG GAGTGAAGCCGTATGCGTGTACCATGTGTGACATGAGGTTTATACAACGTTACCAGCTGGAGAGACACAGTCTCACTCATACAG gggtgaAGCCATACGCTTGCACCATGTGTGACAAGAGGTTTTTTCAGCGCTACCACCTGGCGAGACACAGCCTCACTCATATGG GAGTGAAACCTTATGCTTGCACCATGTGTGACATGAAGTTTTTTCAGCGTTACCACCTGGCAAGACACAGCCTCACTCATACGG GTGTGAAACCTTATGCTTGCACCATGTGTGACAAGAGGTTTTTTCAGCGCTACCACCTGGCGAGACACAACCTCACTCATATGG GTGTGAAACCTTTTGCTTGTACCATGTGTGACATGAGGTTTGTTCAGCGTTACCACCTGGCGAGACACAGCCTCACTCATACGG GTGTGAAACCTTATGCTTGCACCATGTGTGACAAGAGCTTTTTTCAGCGCTACCACCTGACAAGACACAGCCTCACTCATATGG GTGTGAAACCTTTTGCTTGCCCCATGTGTGACATGAGGTTTGTTCAGCGTTACCACCTGGCGAGACACAGCCTCACTCATACGG gggtgaAGCCGTATGCTTGTTCCATGTGTGACATGAGGTTTATTCAGCGTAACCACCTGGAGAGACACAGCCTCACTCATACGG GAGAGAAGCCCTTTGCTTGTGACATGTGTGATATGAGGTTTATCCAGCGCTACCACCTTGAGAGACACAAGCGTGTccatagtggggagaagcctTATCAGTGTGAACGGTGCCAGCAG AACTTCTCGCGGACAGACCGGCTGCTGCGACACCG
- the znf740a gene encoding uncharacterized protein znf740a isoform X5, translated as MSHLPSSSVRDHMKWAGLLGCEAVLSSMALMQASSMAAPPKKMMAPLGHGPQQRDGPDRAPQGHMIIPSGMSCPPLLIRKDGEFQAPRLLDEKEMRANEDMQQKKKNRKSVTPCKGTGADENGPSSKVQKNFICDHCYGAFRSGYHLKRHILIHTGEKPYACAVCDMRFIQRYHLERHSLIHTGVKPYACSMCDMRFFQRYHLERHRLTHTGMRPLTVPSSRVKPYACSMCDMRFFQRYHLARHSLTHTGVKPYACSMCDMRFFQRYHLARHSLTHTGVKPYACSMCDMRFFQRYHLARHTLTHTGVKPYACSMCDMRFFQRYHLARHSLTHTGVKPYACTMCDMRFIQRYQLERHSLTHTGVKPYACTMCDKRFFQRYHLARHSLTHMGVKPYACTMCDMKFFQRYHLARHSLTHTGVKPYACTMCDKRFFQRYHLARHNLTHMGVKPFACTMCDMRFVQRYHLARHSLTHTGVKPYACTMCDKSFFQRYHLTRHSLTHMGVKPFACPMCDMRFVQRYHLARHSLTHTGVKPYACSMCDMRFIQRNHLERHSLTHTGEKPFACDMCDMRFIQRYHLERHKRVHSGEKPYQCERCQQNFSRTDRLLRHRRLCQGRGVAKVENQPCCEPRPYGQEPPPAPPTWSPLHPPPGRLAV; from the exons ATGTCACATCTGCCCAGCAGCTCAGTCCGCGACCATATGAAATGG GCGGGGCTGCTTGGCTGTGAGGCTGTCCTCTCCAGCATGGCACTGATGCAGGCTAGTTCAATGGCTGCTCCGCCCAAAAAAATGATGGCCCCCCTTGGCCATGGACCCCAGCAGAGAGACGGACCCGACCGGGCTCCCCAGGGCCATATGATCATCCCATCCGGAATGAGCTGTCCACCCCTG CTTATCCGGAAGGACGGTGAATTCCAAGCTCCCCGCCTGCTGGATGAGAAGGAGATGAGAGCCAACGAGGAcatgcagcagaaaaaaaagaataggaaATCAGTAACGCCCTGCAAA GGCACAGGTGCAGATGAGAATGGTCCGTCATCCAAAGTGCAGAAAAACTTTATTTGTGATCACTGTTACGGAGCATTTAGGAGCGGATACCACCTGAAGAGACATATCCTCATTCATACAG GGGAGAAGCCGTATGCTTGTGCCGTATGTGACATGAGGTTTATTCAGCGTTACCACCTGGAGAGACACAGCCTCATTCACACGG gggtgaAGCCGTACGCTTGTTCCATGTGTGACATGCGGTTTTTCCAGCGTTACCACCTGGAGAGACACAGACTCACTCACACGGGTATGCGTCCATTAACCGTACCCAGTTCAA GGGTGAAGCCGTACGCTTGCTCCATGTGTGACATGAGGTTCTTCCAACGTTATCATCTGGCAAGACACAGCCTCACTCATACCG GGGTGAAGCCATACGCTTGCTCCATGTGTGATATGAGATTTTTCCAACGCTACCACTTGGCAAGACACAGCCTCACTCACACGG gggTGAAGCCATATGCTTGCTCCATGTGTGACATGAGATTTTTCCAGAGATACCACCTGGcaagacacacactcacccatACGG GGGTGAAGCCGTACGCTTGCTCCATGTGTGACATGAGGTTCTTCCAGCGTTACCATTTGGCAAGACACAGCCTCACTCATACTG GAGTGAAGCCGTATGCGTGTACCATGTGTGACATGAGGTTTATACAACGTTACCAGCTGGAGAGACACAGTCTCACTCATACAG gggtgaAGCCATACGCTTGCACCATGTGTGACAAGAGGTTTTTTCAGCGCTACCACCTGGCGAGACACAGCCTCACTCATATGG GAGTGAAACCTTATGCTTGCACCATGTGTGACATGAAGTTTTTTCAGCGTTACCACCTGGCAAGACACAGCCTCACTCATACGG GTGTGAAACCTTATGCTTGCACCATGTGTGACAAGAGGTTTTTTCAGCGCTACCACCTGGCGAGACACAACCTCACTCATATGG GTGTGAAACCTTTTGCTTGTACCATGTGTGACATGAGGTTTGTTCAGCGTTACCACCTGGCGAGACACAGCCTCACTCATACGG GTGTGAAACCTTATGCTTGCACCATGTGTGACAAGAGCTTTTTTCAGCGCTACCACCTGACAAGACACAGCCTCACTCATATGG GTGTGAAACCTTTTGCTTGCCCCATGTGTGACATGAGGTTTGTTCAGCGTTACCACCTGGCGAGACACAGCCTCACTCATACGG gggtgaAGCCGTATGCTTGTTCCATGTGTGACATGAGGTTTATTCAGCGTAACCACCTGGAGAGACACAGCCTCACTCATACGG GAGAGAAGCCCTTTGCTTGTGACATGTGTGATATGAGGTTTATCCAGCGCTACCACCTTGAGAGACACAAGCGTGTccatagtggggagaagcctTATCAGTGTGAACGGTGCCAGCAG AACTTCTCGCGGACAGACCGGCTGCTGCGACACCG